One segment of Enterobacter ludwigii DNA contains the following:
- a CDS encoding LysR substrate-binding domain-containing protein translates to MPAQDRQTLPIPSLRNIQSFIAVANSLSIHLAAEQLNVTASAVSHQIASLESWMGKKLFIRSGKGVTLTPTGEKYLRDVSAAMSAIGRATEQVMKEADNPVLRVHSSPTFGLTWLLRRLGKFRSEYPDITVNLSCSYENLQFARDNIDIDIRHGIPDWDAYRVMTIKNDALVVLASPAYLRAHPVNTPQDLLSQALISSTSTLVNWEKWFAWHNIDRPWLNFSLSFDRSYMSFEAARMGLGFILESKMMATDHLNDGSLVQVLPDETGIAINAHHLVMPHMNERTWKIQQFVEWIDRELRLSGYHL, encoded by the coding sequence ATGCCCGCGCAGGATCGCCAGACCCTCCCCATACCCTCGCTGCGAAATATTCAGTCCTTTATCGCCGTGGCCAACTCTCTCAGTATCCATCTGGCAGCCGAACAGCTTAACGTCACCGCGTCAGCCGTCAGTCATCAGATCGCCTCGCTGGAATCCTGGATGGGGAAGAAGTTATTTATCCGCAGCGGCAAAGGCGTGACCCTGACCCCGACGGGGGAAAAATATCTGCGCGACGTCTCCGCAGCGATGAGCGCCATCGGCCGTGCAACCGAACAGGTGATGAAAGAGGCTGATAATCCGGTATTGCGCGTTCACTCTTCACCAACGTTTGGCCTGACGTGGTTATTGCGCCGGCTCGGCAAATTTCGCAGTGAATACCCGGATATTACGGTCAATCTTTCCTGCTCCTATGAGAACCTGCAGTTTGCACGCGATAACATCGATATTGATATTCGCCACGGCATCCCGGACTGGGACGCTTACAGGGTCATGACCATTAAAAACGATGCGCTGGTGGTGCTGGCCTCACCGGCATATCTGCGTGCACATCCCGTCAACACGCCGCAGGACCTGCTTTCACAGGCGCTTATCTCGTCGACAAGCACTCTCGTCAACTGGGAAAAATGGTTTGCCTGGCACAATATCGACCGCCCCTGGCTCAACTTCAGCCTGAGTTTTGATCGTTCTTACATGAGCTTTGAAGCCGCGCGCATGGGGCTGGGATTTATTCTGGAAAGCAAGATGATGGCCACCGATCACCTGAACGATGGCTCCCTGGTGCAGGTGCTACCAGATGAAACGGGGATCGCCATTAATGCGCATCATCTGGTGATGCCGCACATGAACGAGCGCACCTGGAAGATCCAGCAGTTTGTTGAGTGGATTGATCGCGAACTGCGTCTGTCGGGGTATCACCTGTAG
- a CDS encoding transketolase gives MTNTTVQQVAAAAWRIRRYALRMGEVQGQGYIGQALGYADVLATAFAHGMTFRAQEPEWEGRDRFLLSHGHYAIAYYAALIEAGIVPEEELETYGSDDSRLPMSGMATYTPGMEISGGSLGQGLSIGVGMALGLKHKQSTAWVINSMSDGELDEGSTWEAAMSASHHGLSNLIVLVDINRQQADGNSHNILGFEPLEDKWTSFGWYVQRVNGNDIPALVSAFDNARRYPEQQPRVILCDTLMGKGVPFLEQRDKNHFIRVDADEWQQALAVLDANKPEGVL, from the coding sequence ATGACGAATACGACAGTTCAACAGGTTGCCGCGGCCGCGTGGCGCATTCGCCGCTACGCGCTGCGAATGGGCGAAGTACAAGGTCAGGGCTATATCGGTCAGGCGCTGGGCTATGCCGACGTGCTGGCAACTGCGTTTGCGCACGGTATGACCTTCAGGGCTCAGGAGCCGGAGTGGGAAGGCCGCGACCGCTTCCTGCTCTCCCACGGACATTACGCCATTGCGTATTATGCGGCGCTGATCGAGGCGGGGATCGTTCCTGAAGAGGAACTTGAAACCTACGGCTCGGATGACAGCCGCCTGCCGATGTCCGGCATGGCAACGTATACGCCCGGCATGGAGATCTCCGGCGGTTCTCTGGGGCAGGGACTCAGCATTGGTGTGGGAATGGCGCTGGGGCTGAAGCACAAACAGAGCACGGCGTGGGTAATTAACTCCATGTCTGACGGTGAGCTGGACGAAGGTTCAACCTGGGAAGCCGCCATGTCAGCCTCGCATCATGGGCTCTCGAACTTGATTGTGCTGGTGGACATTAACCGGCAACAGGCGGACGGTAATTCACATAACATCCTCGGTTTTGAGCCGCTGGAAGATAAGTGGACCTCCTTTGGCTGGTATGTACAACGCGTTAACGGTAACGATATCCCCGCGCTGGTGTCGGCGTTTGATAATGCCAGACGCTATCCCGAACAACAGCCGCGCGTCATCTTATGCGACACGCTGATGGGCAAGGGCGTGCCTTTCCTCGAGCAGCGTGACAAGAACCATTTTATTCGCGTGGATGCCGATGAGTGGCAACAGGCGCTCGCCGTGCTCGATGCGAATAAACCAGAAGGAGTCCTGTAA
- a CDS encoding MFS transporter — MSRIEQVAPYIATKKTNYRFVVLALIFIVYAINYADRTNIGAVLPFIIDEFHINNFEAGAIASMFFLGYALSQIPAGFFIAKKGIRGMVALSIFGFSAFTWLMGTATSVLGLKFIRLGLGLTEGPCPVGLASTINNWFPPKEKATATGVYIAATMFAPILVPPLAVWIAMTWGWRWVFFSFAIPGLVIAVLWYLLVRTRPSESPFVSKSELETITAGQATPDARRENIVISPGFSRLDRLIRVRDLSPISTVKGLFTSKNILGDCVAYFMMVSVLYGLLTWIPLYLVKEKGFTFMSMGLVASMPCIGGFIGAIFGGYVSDKWLGRRRKPTMMFTAISTVLMMVIMLNIPQSTVAVCVGLFFVGLCLNIGWPAFTAYGMAVADSKTYPIAASIINSGGNLGGFVSPMLAGYLLDKTGSFNSVFIYFGICAAIGLVMIILLEEPK; from the coding sequence ATGTCTCGTATAGAACAAGTTGCCCCCTACATAGCGACAAAGAAAACCAATTACCGTTTCGTTGTACTGGCATTAATTTTTATTGTGTATGCCATTAACTATGCCGACCGAACAAATATTGGTGCTGTACTTCCTTTTATCATCGACGAGTTTCATATCAATAATTTCGAAGCCGGTGCGATCGCCAGTATGTTCTTTTTGGGATACGCCCTGAGCCAAATACCGGCGGGCTTTTTTATCGCCAAAAAGGGCATTCGCGGGATGGTGGCGCTGTCGATATTTGGCTTCTCGGCGTTTACCTGGTTGATGGGGACTGCGACCTCAGTGCTGGGCCTGAAGTTTATCCGCCTGGGGCTGGGGTTAACCGAGGGGCCATGCCCGGTGGGGTTGGCATCAACGATCAATAACTGGTTTCCACCAAAAGAGAAGGCCACGGCGACCGGCGTCTATATTGCTGCCACCATGTTTGCCCCCATCCTGGTGCCGCCGCTGGCAGTGTGGATTGCCATGACCTGGGGCTGGCGCTGGGTCTTTTTCTCTTTTGCCATTCCGGGGCTGGTCATTGCTGTCCTGTGGTATTTACTGGTACGTACCCGGCCTTCCGAGAGCCCTTTCGTGTCAAAGAGCGAACTGGAGACCATTACCGCAGGTCAGGCGACACCGGATGCCAGACGGGAAAATATCGTGATTTCCCCCGGCTTCTCCCGCCTTGACCGTCTGATCCGCGTACGGGATCTGTCGCCCATCAGCACGGTAAAAGGTCTGTTCACATCGAAAAATATTCTCGGTGACTGTGTGGCCTACTTCATGATGGTCAGCGTGCTGTATGGCCTGCTGACCTGGATACCGCTTTATCTGGTGAAAGAAAAAGGCTTTACGTTCATGAGCATGGGCCTCGTCGCGAGTATGCCGTGTATCGGCGGTTTTATCGGCGCGATTTTTGGCGGCTATGTCTCCGATAAATGGCTCGGGCGCAGGCGTAAACCGACCATGATGTTTACAGCCATCAGCACCGTACTGATGATGGTCATCATGCTGAATATCCCGCAAAGCACCGTTGCGGTTTGTGTCGGCCTCTTTTTTGTTGGTCTCTGTCTGAATATAGGCTGGCCCGCCTTCACCGCTTATGGAATGGCCGTTGCGGACAGCAAAACGTATCCCATCGCCGCATCAATTATTAATAGCGGCGGTAATCTCGGCGGATTTGTTTCGCCGATGCTGGCAGGTTATCTGCTGGATAAAACTGGAAGCTTTAATTCTGTCTTTATTTATTTCGGTATTTGCGCAGCAATTGGATTAGTCATGATTATCTTGCTGGAAGAACCGAAATAA
- a CDS encoding amidohydrolase family protein produces MSENKSRREFISQSGKMVTACALFGTTGSVAYAAETAKPRCETGKPMNITARHYYLDNVLLEAGFNVDGGVATSTRTELKTLEINDGKIVALRDNKSHGDATLPHYDAGSKLMLPAMRDMHIHLDKTFYGGPWHSLNRPAGTTIQDMIRLEQKLLPELQPYTQERAEKLIDLIQSKGSTLARSHCNIEPTSGLKNLENLQAVLARRKPGFDCEIVAFPQHGLLLSHSETLMREAMQAGAHYVGGLDPTNVDDAMEKSLDTMFQIALDYDKGVDIHLHETSPAGVAAVNYMVETVEKTPALKGKLTISHAFALATLNEQQVDEIATRMAAQQVTIASTVPIGTLHMPLKQLRDKGVFVMTGTDSVIDHWSPYGLGDMLEKANLYAQLYIRPNEQTLSRALGIATGDVLPLNDKGERVWPKAQDDASFVLVDASCSAEAVARISPRTATFHKGHLVWGTVS; encoded by the coding sequence ATGAGTGAGAATAAAAGCCGACGCGAGTTTATTAGCCAGAGCGGCAAAATGGTTACCGCCTGCGCCCTGTTTGGCACCACTGGCTCCGTCGCGTATGCTGCAGAGACTGCGAAACCACGTTGTGAGACAGGCAAACCGATGAACATTACCGCCAGACACTACTACCTGGATAACGTGCTGCTGGAGGCCGGGTTCAACGTTGACGGCGGCGTGGCGACAAGCACCCGCACCGAACTGAAAACACTCGAAATTAATGACGGCAAAATTGTCGCCCTGCGTGATAACAAAAGCCATGGCGATGCCACGCTGCCACATTATGATGCAGGCAGTAAGCTGATGCTGCCGGCAATGCGCGACATGCATATCCACCTGGATAAAACCTTTTACGGCGGTCCCTGGCATTCCCTTAACCGCCCGGCGGGCACGACCATTCAGGACATGATCCGTCTTGAACAAAAATTGCTGCCAGAGTTACAGCCCTACACGCAGGAGCGTGCGGAAAAGCTTATCGATCTGATCCAGTCGAAAGGCTCCACCCTCGCCCGCAGCCATTGCAATATTGAGCCGACGTCCGGCCTGAAGAATCTGGAAAATCTCCAGGCCGTCTTAGCGCGCCGCAAGCCGGGGTTTGACTGTGAAATTGTCGCCTTCCCGCAGCACGGCTTGCTGTTATCACACTCCGAAACGCTGATGCGCGAGGCCATGCAGGCTGGCGCACACTACGTGGGCGGTCTGGATCCGACTAACGTGGACGATGCGATGGAAAAATCCCTCGACACGATGTTCCAGATTGCGCTGGATTATGACAAAGGGGTGGACATCCACCTGCATGAAACCAGCCCGGCAGGCGTCGCGGCGGTGAACTACATGGTAGAGACCGTGGAGAAAACGCCCGCGCTGAAGGGCAAGCTGACCATCAGCCACGCCTTCGCGCTGGCCACGCTCAACGAGCAGCAGGTCGATGAAATCGCCACCCGCATGGCGGCGCAGCAGGTGACCATTGCCTCTACGGTGCCGATTGGCACCCTGCATATGCCGCTGAAGCAACTCCGTGACAAGGGGGTGTTCGTCATGACCGGCACCGACAGCGTCATTGACCACTGGTCGCCGTATGGGCTGGGCGATATGCTGGAAAAAGCCAATCTTTACGCCCAACTCTATATTCGCCCGAATGAACAGACGCTCTCCCGCGCGCTGGGTATCGCCACCGGTGATGTGCTGCCGTTGAACGACAAAGGCGAGCGCGTGTGGCCAAAAGCGCAGGACGATGCCAGCTTTGTGCTGGTGGACGCTTCCTGTTCCGCCGAGGCCGTGGCGCGGATTTCACCGCGTACCGCGACCTTCCATAAGGGCCATCTTGTGTGGGGCACCGTCTCCTGA
- a CDS encoding DUF1116 domain-containing protein, with the protein MTTLFNQPLNVINVGIALFSADLKKQHIPVTQLDWTPPGQGNLQVVEALDQLALAPLADKIAAANKIALERIIQSHPVLVGYDQAINVVPGMTRTTILHAGPPVSWENMCGAMKGAVTGALVFEGLARDIDDAERVAASGAITFSPCHEHDCVGSMAGVTSPSMFMHIVENKTYGNRAFTNLSEQMAKILRMGANDQSVIDRLNWMRDVLGPMLRDAMKIIGEIDLRLMLAQALHMGDECHNRNNAGTTLLIQALTPGLIQAGYPVAQQREVFEFVASSDYFSGPTWMAMCKAAMDAAHGIEYSTVVTTMARNGYEFGLRISGLPGQWFTGPAQQVIGPMFAGYRPEDSGLDIGDSAITETYGIGGFAMATAPAIVALVGGTVDEAIDFSRQMREITLGENPNVTIPLLSFMGIPTAIDITKVAGSGILPVINTAIAHKDAGIGMIGAGIVHPPFSCFEKALLTFRDRYFL; encoded by the coding sequence ATGACGACCTTATTTAACCAGCCGTTGAACGTGATTAACGTCGGTATCGCGCTGTTCAGTGCGGATCTCAAAAAGCAGCATATCCCCGTGACCCAGCTCGACTGGACGCCGCCGGGGCAGGGGAATTTGCAGGTTGTAGAAGCGCTGGATCAGCTGGCCCTTGCGCCACTGGCTGACAAAATCGCCGCCGCCAATAAGATTGCCCTTGAGCGCATTATCCAGTCCCATCCGGTGCTGGTGGGCTACGACCAGGCAATCAACGTCGTGCCGGGCATGACCCGCACCACCATTCTGCACGCCGGTCCGCCCGTCAGCTGGGAAAACATGTGTGGCGCAATGAAAGGGGCCGTGACCGGGGCGCTGGTGTTTGAAGGGCTGGCACGCGATATCGACGACGCGGAGCGCGTGGCGGCGTCAGGGGCGATCACCTTCTCGCCCTGCCACGAGCACGACTGCGTAGGCTCAATGGCGGGCGTCACTTCGCCATCGATGTTTATGCACATCGTTGAGAATAAAACCTACGGCAACCGGGCGTTCACTAACCTTAGCGAGCAGATGGCGAAGATCCTGCGCATGGGCGCCAACGACCAGAGCGTTATTGACCGCCTGAACTGGATGCGTGACGTGCTCGGCCCGATGCTGCGCGATGCCATGAAAATCATTGGTGAAATCGACCTGCGCCTGATGCTGGCCCAGGCGCTGCACATGGGCGACGAGTGTCATAACCGCAACAACGCCGGCACCACGCTGCTGATCCAGGCGCTGACGCCCGGGCTGATTCAGGCCGGGTATCCGGTGGCACAGCAGCGTGAGGTGTTTGAGTTCGTCGCCAGCAGCGATTACTTCTCCGGCCCGACGTGGATGGCGATGTGTAAAGCCGCCATGGATGCCGCACACGGTATTGAGTACAGCACCGTGGTCACCACCATGGCGCGTAACGGCTACGAGTTCGGCCTGCGCATCTCCGGGCTGCCGGGGCAGTGGTTCACCGGCCCGGCGCAGCAGGTGATAGGGCCCATGTTCGCGGGCTACAGGCCGGAAGACTCCGGGCTGGATATTGGCGACAGCGCCATTACCGAAACCTACGGTATCGGTGGTTTTGCGATGGCCACAGCCCCGGCGATTGTGGCACTGGTGGGTGGCACGGTGGATGAAGCCATCGATTTCTCCCGTCAGATGCGCGAGATCACCCTCGGCGAAAACCCGAACGTCACCATTCCGCTGCTCTCGTTTATGGGCATTCCAACCGCCATCGACATCACAAAAGTCGCGGGCAGCGGCATTCTGCCGGTCATTAACACCGCCATTGCGCACAAAGACGCAGGAATTGGCATGATTGGGGCGGGCATCGTTCACCCGCCGTTTAGCTGTTTTGAAAAGGCGCTGTTGACCTTCCGCGATCGCTACTTTTTATAA
- a CDS encoding transketolase family protein, which translates to MSQPVENKPRLTTSAMIASIAEEGQETRAAPFGHALVKLAAQRQNIVGMTADLSKYTDLHIFAQAYPDRFFQMGMAEQLLMGAAGGMAKEGFIPFATTYAVFATRRAYDFIHQVIAEEHLNVKICAALPGLTTGYGPSHQATEDIAIMRGIPGMTIIDPCDAIDTEQAVPAIASHEGPVYMRLLRGKVPVVLDQYNYRFEIGKAALLEEGSDVLIIASGLMTMRALEAAKQLRKDNVSVAVLHSPTIKPLDEATILAQAAKPGRLVIVAENHSSVGGLCEAVASLLMRHRVNVDFDTVALPDAFLDAGALPTLHARYGISTAAMVEKIRRRL; encoded by the coding sequence ATGAGCCAGCCCGTCGAAAATAAACCGCGTTTAACCACCTCCGCCATGATTGCCTCGATTGCAGAGGAAGGGCAGGAAACCCGGGCCGCGCCGTTTGGCCACGCGCTGGTGAAACTGGCGGCTCAGCGTCAGAACATTGTCGGCATGACGGCAGATTTGTCGAAATATACCGATCTGCATATCTTTGCCCAGGCATACCCTGACCGTTTCTTCCAGATGGGAATGGCGGAACAGCTGTTAATGGGGGCGGCAGGTGGGATGGCCAAAGAGGGCTTTATTCCCTTTGCCACCACCTATGCCGTGTTTGCCACCCGCCGTGCCTACGATTTTATTCATCAGGTCATTGCTGAGGAACACCTCAACGTCAAGATTTGCGCCGCGCTGCCGGGGTTGACCACCGGCTACGGGCCAAGCCATCAGGCAACGGAAGATATTGCGATCATGCGCGGCATTCCGGGCATGACCATTATCGATCCTTGCGATGCGATTGACACTGAACAGGCGGTGCCTGCCATTGCCAGCCACGAAGGGCCGGTTTATATGCGTTTGTTACGCGGTAAGGTTCCGGTGGTGCTGGATCAGTACAATTACCGGTTTGAAATAGGCAAAGCCGCGCTGCTGGAAGAGGGCAGTGATGTGCTGATTATCGCCTCAGGGCTGATGACCATGCGCGCACTGGAGGCGGCAAAGCAGTTGCGCAAGGATAATGTCAGCGTGGCGGTACTTCACTCACCCACGATTAAGCCCCTGGATGAAGCGACCATTCTGGCGCAAGCCGCGAAACCCGGACGTCTGGTTATTGTGGCTGAAAACCACAGTAGCGTTGGCGGGCTTTGTGAAGCCGTGGCGTCGCTGTTGATGCGCCATCGCGTTAACGTCGACTTTGATACCGTTGCGTTGCCGGATGCGTTCCTTGATGCGGGTGCGCTACCGACCCTTCACGCGCGTTACGGGATTTCGACTGCCGCCATGGTGGAGAAGATCCGGCGCAGACTCTGA
- a CDS encoding SDR family NAD(P)-dependent oxidoreductase, which produces MLLKDKVAVITGAASVRGLGFATAKLYAEQGAKVVIIDLDAEASQRAAACLGEGHLGLAANVSNELQVNAAIKQVLGKYGRIDILVNNAGITQPLKLMDIKRDNYDAVLDVSLRGTLLMSQAVIPTLRAQKSGSIVCISSVSAQRGGGIFGGPHYSAAKAGVLGLAKAMARELGPDNVRVNCITPGLIQTDITAGKLSDEMKTAILAGIPLNRLGDAQDVARAALFLGSDLSSYSTGITLDVNGGMLIH; this is translated from the coding sequence ATGCTTCTGAAAGATAAAGTCGCCGTGATTACCGGCGCGGCTTCTGTGCGCGGCTTGGGTTTCGCCACGGCAAAATTATATGCCGAGCAGGGCGCGAAAGTGGTCATTATTGATTTAGATGCCGAGGCCAGCCAGCGTGCGGCTGCATGTCTGGGTGAAGGGCATCTGGGGCTTGCGGCAAACGTCAGCAACGAGTTGCAGGTGAACGCAGCCATTAAGCAGGTTCTGGGTAAATATGGGCGCATCGACATTCTGGTGAATAACGCCGGGATAACCCAGCCGCTCAAACTGATGGATATTAAGCGCGACAATTACGATGCCGTACTGGATGTCAGCCTGCGCGGTACGCTGCTGATGTCCCAGGCGGTGATTCCCACTCTGCGCGCGCAGAAGTCCGGCAGCATTGTCTGTATCTCTTCAGTTTCGGCACAGCGCGGCGGCGGTATTTTTGGCGGCCCGCACTACAGCGCTGCAAAAGCCGGCGTGCTGGGACTAGCCAAAGCCATGGCCCGTGAGCTTGGGCCGGATAACGTGCGCGTGAACTGCATCACCCCGGGGCTTATCCAGACGGACATCACCGCTGGCAAGCTGAGCGATGAGATGAAAACCGCCATTCTGGCGGGTATTCCGCTCAACCGTCTTGGTGATGCACAGGATGTTGCCCGTGCCGCGCTGTTCCTGGGGAGCGATCTCTCTTCTTATTCCACCGGTATCACGCTCGACGTGAACGGCGGCATGCTGATCCATTAA
- a CDS encoding carbamate kinase family protein: MKELMVVAIGGNSIIKDNASQSIEHQSQAVKLVAESVLEMLASDYDIVLTHGNGPQVGLDLRRAEIAHEREGLPLTPLANCVADTQGGIGYLIQQALNNRMAAHGEQKAVTVVTQVEVDKHDPGFAHPTKPIGAFFSETQRDALQRAHPDWHFVEDAGRGYRRVVASPQPLRIVEAEAIKTLTQKGFVVIGAGGGGIPVVRTAQGDYQSVDAVIDKDLSTALLAREIHADVLVITTGVEKVCINFGKPDQQALDTVNVAQMKRYVAAGHFPAGSMLPKIVASLAFLNDGGKRVIITSPDCLPAALRGETGTHIVNA, from the coding sequence ATGAAAGAGCTCATGGTCGTCGCCATTGGCGGCAACAGCATTATCAAAGATAACGCCAGTCAGTCCATTGAACACCAGTCACAGGCCGTGAAATTGGTTGCAGAGTCAGTGCTGGAGATGCTGGCGTCTGACTATGACATCGTGCTCACTCACGGCAACGGCCCCCAGGTGGGGCTGGATCTGCGCCGCGCTGAAATTGCTCACGAGCGGGAAGGGCTACCCCTCACGCCGCTGGCAAACTGCGTGGCGGATACCCAGGGCGGTATCGGCTACCTGATCCAGCAGGCGCTCAATAACCGCATGGCCGCCCACGGCGAGCAAAAAGCGGTCACGGTCGTCACGCAGGTGGAAGTGGATAAACACGATCCGGGTTTCGCCCATCCCACCAAACCTATCGGCGCGTTTTTCAGTGAGACGCAGCGTGATGCGCTCCAGCGTGCCCATCCTGACTGGCATTTTGTTGAAGACGCCGGGCGCGGTTATCGCCGGGTGGTGGCCTCACCGCAGCCGCTGCGTATCGTTGAAGCGGAGGCTATCAAGACCCTGACGCAAAAAGGCTTTGTGGTGATCGGGGCGGGCGGTGGTGGTATTCCGGTGGTGCGCACAGCGCAGGGGGATTACCAGAGCGTCGATGCGGTGATTGATAAGGATCTCTCGACCGCGCTGCTGGCCCGCGAGATCCATGCCGACGTGCTGGTGATCACCACCGGGGTGGAGAAAGTGTGCATCAACTTTGGTAAGCCAGACCAGCAGGCGCTGGATACGGTGAATGTGGCGCAGATGAAACGCTACGTGGCGGCGGGGCACTTCCCAGCGGGCAGCATGCTGCCGAAAATCGTCGCCTCGCTGGCGTTTCTGAACGACGGCGGCAAGCGCGTGATCATCACCTCGCCGGACTGCCTGCCTGCGGCGCTGCGCGGTGAGACCGGTACCCACATTGTGAATGCGTAA
- the fdrA gene encoding acyl-CoA synthetase FdrA — protein MPTKIVIKKNTYFDSVSLMSVSTKANKLPGVEQAFVAMATEMNKGVLKNLGLLTPELADAKNGDLMIVIKGEAANDKTLAAIEALFTRKESGGSHEARYATLASAKTHRPESNLAVISVNGTFAAREARQALENDLNVMLFSDNVSLDDELALKQLAHQKGLLMMGPDCGTAIINGTGLCFANAVRRGPIGIIGASGTGSQELSVRIHEFGGGVSQLIGTGGRDLSEKIGGLMMLDAIAMLDADDATQVITLISKPPAPSVAEKVLARARTCRKPVVVCFLGRHQPPADDGNLQFARGTKEAALKAVLLTGVKKESLDLHPLNWPLIDEVRARLTPQQKYIRGLFCGGTLCDEAMFAALEKFDDVYSNIQPDPAKRLDDINVSKAHTFLDFGDDDFTHGKPHPMIDPTNRISRLLQEARDPEVGVIVMDFVLGFGAHEDPVGVMLEAIKEAQATAKADNRPLAILGYVLGTDQDSPSLAQQCQLLTEAGVIWASSSTNTGLLAREFVFKGETA, from the coding sequence ATGCCCACCAAAATCGTCATAAAAAAGAATACTTATTTTGACTCGGTGTCATTGATGTCGGTTTCCACCAAGGCCAATAAATTGCCGGGCGTTGAGCAGGCTTTTGTGGCTATGGCGACAGAAATGAACAAAGGCGTATTAAAAAATCTCGGGCTATTAACGCCGGAATTAGCGGATGCCAAAAACGGCGACTTAATGATCGTGATTAAAGGCGAGGCGGCGAATGACAAAACGCTGGCAGCCATCGAAGCGCTTTTCACCCGCAAGGAGAGCGGCGGGAGCCATGAAGCGCGTTATGCCACCCTTGCCAGTGCGAAAACCCATCGTCCTGAGAGCAACCTGGCGGTGATTTCAGTAAACGGCACGTTTGCCGCCCGCGAAGCACGTCAGGCGCTGGAAAACGATCTCAACGTCATGCTCTTCTCCGACAACGTCAGCCTTGATGACGAGCTGGCGCTGAAGCAGCTGGCACACCAGAAAGGGCTGCTGATGATGGGGCCGGACTGCGGCACGGCCATTATCAACGGTACCGGGCTGTGCTTCGCCAATGCGGTGCGCCGCGGACCGATCGGTATTATCGGGGCGTCCGGGACCGGCAGCCAGGAGCTGAGCGTGCGGATCCATGAATTCGGCGGCGGCGTGTCGCAGCTGATTGGCACCGGCGGGCGCGATCTGAGCGAAAAGATAGGTGGCCTGATGATGCTGGATGCCATCGCGATGCTGGACGCTGACGACGCCACCCAGGTGATTACCCTCATCTCTAAACCGCCTGCGCCGTCGGTGGCAGAAAAAGTGCTGGCCCGCGCCCGCACCTGCCGCAAACCGGTGGTGGTCTGTTTCCTCGGTCGTCATCAGCCGCCGGCTGATGACGGCAACCTGCAGTTCGCCCGTGGCACCAAAGAGGCGGCGCTGAAGGCCGTGCTGTTAACGGGGGTGAAAAAAGAGTCTCTCGACCTGCATCCGCTGAACTGGCCACTGATCGACGAGGTGCGTGCCCGGCTGACGCCCCAGCAGAAATACATCCGCGGCCTGTTCTGCGGCGGCACCCTGTGCGATGAGGCCATGTTCGCCGCGCTGGAAAAGTTCGACGACGTCTACAGCAACATTCAACCCGATCCGGCGAAACGGCTGGACGATATCAACGTCAGTAAAGCCCACACCTTCCTTGATTTTGGCGATGACGATTTCACCCACGGCAAACCGCACCCGATGATCGATCCGACCAACCGCATCAGCCGCCTGTTGCAGGAGGCGCGTGACCCCGAGGTGGGCGTGATCGTGATGGACTTTGTTCTGGGCTTTGGCGCGCACGAGGATCCGGTTGGCGTGATGCTTGAGGCCATAAAAGAGGCGCAGGCGACGGCGAAAGCCGATAACCGCCCGCTGGCAATTCTCGGCTATGTGCTCGGAACCGACCAGGACTCACCGTCCCTGGCACAGCAGTGTCAGCTTCTGACCGAGGCAGGGGTGATCTGGGCGAGCAGCAGCACCAACACCGGATTACTGGCACGTGAATTTGTCTTTAAAGGGGAGACTGCCTGA